The genomic window TTATAATCCATAACCTTATCCGTCTTTGGACATTTGTTTTTATCATCTTTATTTTCCCAATGACAGGTCAGGCATTGCTCTTTTACCGTTGCGGGTCCGTTAATCCCAGCCACAATCAAGCCGGCATCAAACTGCACCTTCCTTGCTTCAAAAGGATCCTTCTTTAACAATTCCTTAAATGCGTCCTTTCCCTTACCCTGGAAGTTCTCCTTTAATTTTTTATACTCAGAACCAGCGCCATGACAGGCCTCGCATTGTACATTCGGCAAATATTTTTTGCCAACTTCAGCGATCTTTTCACCGTACGCGGTAGCGTGGCATTTCAAGCAATCAGGATTTTCCGCATCCGGAGTTCCTTTCAGCCTTTTTTCCCATGTATTGGAATGCAATCTCTCTTTGTATTCTTCGCCCTCAAAGCAACCTTTTCCCATATGACACTTACAGCCGCTATTACCAACAAAATCAGCACCATTGGATATTGCCGGAAGAGAAGAAGCTAAACTCCACACAGAAACCACAATACCACTTATCAAACACAGAGTTTTTCTACCACCAAACATTACAATCTCCTTTCCTAGTTACCAAAAAAAATTACAAAACTGTCTTATCCCGTTTTTATCTCCCAACTCCATACATTCTCATCGCATCTAAATCAAACCAATCCATTCTCCTTTATGATACGCACGCAAACGCACCTGTAGAACATTTGATTCAAGCAGAAGTTACTTTTTGGAGAACGGTAGATTAGCATGCTTTTTAAATAGTGTCAAGAAAAAATTCACGTATCATGAATGCTGATTTTTCAGCAATAAATTTTCCACAAAATTCGTATTGATATTCCCACTTGCAAATTGCGAATGTGCAATTAGCTCTAAATTGAGCGGAATGGTCGTCTTAATACCTTCGATCACGTATTCACCTAAAGCCCTTTTCATACACGCGATTGCTTCTTCTCGTGTTTTTTGATGAACAATTAGCTTTGAAATCATAGAATCATAATACGGAGGAACCTGATACCCGGCGTGTACGTGAGAGTCAACCCTTACGCCTCTTCCACCAGGCGGGTTATAGAACGTTATCTTACCTGGTTGAGGGCGAAACCCGTTGTTTGGGTCTTCAGCATTTATTCGGCACTCTATTGCAACGCCACGGGGTCTGACTCTTTTTTGCTTTATATTCATGCGTTCACCACTTGCAATTCTTATCTGTTGTTTCACTAAATCAATACCGGTAACCATCTCCGTAACGGGATGCTCCACCTGAAGGCGGGTATTTACCTCTATAAAATAAAAATCACCCGCTTTATTTACTAAAAATTCAACGGTACCAGCATTAGTATAATTCACTGCCTTTGCAATTTTAATTGCCGCCTTGCATATCTCCTCACGTAAGCGTTCAGATATCGCAGGAGATGGGGATTCTTCTATGAGCTTTTGATGTTTTCGCTGTAAAGTACAGTCCCTTTCACCCAGGTGGATGATATTACCGTAATTATCACCAAATATTTGCACCTCTACGTGGCGCGTATCTTCAATATATTTTTCTATGTATATCGATGGATCTTTAAAAGCCGATTCCGCTTCCCGTTGAGCAATCGCCAAGGAATTTACCAGACTTATGTCGTTGTGGGCAACGCGCATCCCACGCCCGCCACCACCAGAAGACGCTTTAATAATAACGGGATATCCAATCTTGTGTGCCACATCAAGCGCTTGCTGCTGACTTTTGATAACCGATTCACTCCCCGGGACTACAGGCACTTTACAAGCCTGAGCAATTTTTCTCGCTTCGGTTTTGTCTCCCAGTTTTTTCAATACGTCTGATTTCGGACCAATAAATACTATTTTGGAGGATTCGCACACTTCGGCAAAATGACTCACCTCTGACAAAAAACCATATCCAGGATGTATCGCTTCAATATCCGTTATCTCTGCGGCACTGATAATGCTCGGAATATTCAAATAACTACCTTCTGCCTCTGAGGGACCGACACACACCGTAATATCTGCTTGCTTTAAATACATGGCATCTTTATCCGACTTCGAACATATTGCAACGGTTTCTATGCCCATTTCACGACAAGCCCGAATAATTCTTAAAGCAATCTCGCCACGATTTGCAACCATTATCCTGGAAAACATACCCTTTGTTATCCTTCAGTCATTAATTTTATGAAGTTTACCAACATCTCTGTCACTGTGCTGATCGCCTAACACGAAAGAGTGGCTGGCCAAATTCTACTGCCTCGCCGTCATTGACATAAATATCCACAATTTCGCCTACCATTTCAGCTTTCACTTCGTTCATGATCTTCATTGCTTCAATGATACACACAACGGTCTCTTCATTCACAACATCTCCCACATTCGCACACGGCTCCGCACCAGGGGCATTGGCCCGATAAAATGTACCCACCATCGGAGAAATTATCTCTTTCGTATTTTCACCCTCTTTCGACAACACAGGCACCTGATGTCTTTGCTCTAACGACGAAGTATAGAGAGGGGGGACTGCAACTGCGGAAGCAACGGTATGCGTATAACCAGCATCACTCTTTTTCAGCCTTATTTTTGTGACATCTTCCTGAATTTCAATTTCAGACAACTCGTTTTCATTCATAATGGAAATTAATTGCTTTACCTTGTCTATAATACTCATGTTTCATTCCTTAATATGGAGTTTGTTTTTAATCATTAAACAGGAAAGCCAGCAAAATCTTCTGTTAATCCGTATGAGGAATACCTTTGTTTAAGAACTACGCGGAGAAATAGGAAACGAAATTCTGGTGGAACAAAATGAAGGGCTGCTGTATAGATTCTTTTTTACTATACTTTGTGTAACAGGCAACGGCATGTTCTCTTTATTAATTTATTTATCCTGCTATTTCTTCAAGCCTTTTTGGTATGCGACTTAAAACTTCACAACCGCTGGGAGTAACCAACACCATGTCCTCGATACGTATGCCACCCCAACCTGGGATATAAATTCCAGGTTCTACGGTAAATACCATATTCTCTTCTAATACTTCCTTGCTCCTGCTGTTAATGACAGGCCCCTCATGAACCTCAAGCCCAATGCCATGCCCTAATCCGTGACCAAAGCACTTTGCGAATCCTTTTTTTTCAATATAACTTCTTGCCGCACTATCGATTTCTTTTGCCTTTCGGCCAGGTTTTATGCTGTCAATAGCAAAACCTTGTGCATCTAACACTATCTGATATATCTTCTTATAATCGGGGGATATTTTATCTATGAACCGAACCCTTGTCAAGTCGGAATTATAAAACTGAAAACACGCACCCCAATCAATTAAAATTGCTTCTTTTTCCCCGATAATTCTCTCTGTCGGGTGCGCATGCGGCAGCGAAGCCCGTTGTCCCGTAGCGCAGATTATTTCAAAGGCGCTTCTTTCGCCACCATGATTTCTTATTTCAAGCTCCAGAATATCCGCAATTTTCTTTTCTGATAAGCCAACCCCTATTTTCTTTTCCACACGGTTATATGCCTTCTCAGCAATAGAAATAGCCGTCCGAATCTTCTCTAACTCCTGATCTGTTTTTCGTTTCCGATATTCCTCAACAATTCCCTTCGTTGGTATAAGATGTATCCCACCATAGCTGCCTAAAATTTCATGGTACTGGTGAACGGTAAGAAAGAGCGCTTCGATAGAAAGCTCTTTGATCTTAAGACGTTTGAGTTTCGCACTAATTGTCCTCTCCAACGAAACCTTTTTTTCAACAACGGTAATCCACGGGATATCTTTCTGGGCTTGCTCGACGTATCGAAAGTCCGTGAACAAGTAATCCCTCTCCCGCGTGATTAAAAGAATGCTCTCACTACCTGTAAATTTTGTAATATAATGAATATTTACCGCATTTGTGACTAAGAATCCATCTACATGCTCTTCTGTTAACGTCTGCTTTATTTTCTTCAAACAATTCATAGCAAATCATCTTGCTTGCAAAAAGCATCCTGTTATATTACTTCTTTTCTTTTCTAATCTTTTCTATTAACGTATCGATAAACACCTTAAATTGCTTGTCAGTATCAATTTGTTCTTTCACCTTCTTTATAGCAAACATAACGGTGGAGTGTTTCTTACTGGCAAAATAATTCCCGATTTGCTGGTAAGACCAGTTGAGGAGCGTCTTGATCAGGTACATGCATATTTGCCGTGGAAAGGAGATAGATTTTATTTTTTTGCTCGAATGAAGCTCATTGCGTGAGATGTTGAAATAACTTAAAATCGCCGCTTCAATCTCATTAATCTTAACGATTTTCCCTTCCGCTAAGAAAAATTCTCCCAGAACGTCACTGGCCAAATGGATATCTATATTTTTCTCGTTAAACTTGGCATGCGCCGAGAGTGTTGTCAACGCGCTTTCAACTTCCCTTACATTATCTTCAAATCGCTCTGCAATAAACTCCAGTACTTCTTCAGGAAAATGCACATCAAAACTTGCGGCCTTTGACCTCAAAATCAAAAGCCTTGTCGCATAATCAGGCTTATCTATCTTGACAATCATCCCTGACATAAACCGGCTCGCAAGCGTTTCTTTCAGCTGACCAATCATCTTTGGATGCGCATCGCTTGCAAAGATAATTCTTTTTG from Candidatus Brocadia sp. includes these protein-coding regions:
- a CDS encoding cytochrome c family protein, which gives rise to MFGGRKTLCLISGIVVSVWSLASSLPAISNGADFVGNSGCKCHMGKGCFEGEEYKERLHSNTWEKRLKGTPDAENPDCLKCHATAYGEKIAEVGKKYLPNVQCEACHGAGSEYKKLKENFQGKGKDAFKELLKKDPFEARKVQFDAGLIVAGINGPATVKEQCLTCHWENKDDKNKCPKTDKVMDYKDYFKKDDHRDEDEIDVLIKKLSPEDKKKWAALLPKDEILNTPLKPKKKE
- the accC gene encoding acetyl-CoA carboxylase biotin carboxylase subunit; protein product: MFSRIMVANRGEIALRIIRACREMGIETVAICSKSDKDAMYLKQADITVCVGPSEAEGSYLNIPSIISAAEITDIEAIHPGYGFLSEVSHFAEVCESSKIVFIGPKSDVLKKLGDKTEARKIAQACKVPVVPGSESVIKSQQQALDVAHKIGYPVIIKASSGGGGRGMRVAHNDISLVNSLAIAQREAESAFKDPSIYIEKYIEDTRHVEVQIFGDNYGNIIHLGERDCTLQRKHQKLIEESPSPAISERLREEICKAAIKIAKAVNYTNAGTVEFLVNKAGDFYFIEVNTRLQVEHPVTEMVTGIDLVKQQIRIASGERMNIKQKRVRPRGVAIECRINAEDPNNGFRPQPGKITFYNPPGGRGVRVDSHVHAGYQVPPYYDSMISKLIVHQKTREEAIACMKRALGEYVIEGIKTTIPLNLELIAHSQFASGNINTNFVENLLLKNQHS
- the accB gene encoding acetyl-CoA carboxylase biotin carboxyl carrier protein — its product is MSIIDKVKQLISIMNENELSEIEIQEDVTKIRLKKSDAGYTHTVASAVAVPPLYTSSLEQRHQVPVLSKEGENTKEIISPMVGTFYRANAPGAEPCANVGDVVNEETVVCIIEAMKIMNEVKAEMVGEIVDIYVNDGEAVEFGQPLFRVRRSAQ
- a CDS encoding Xaa-Pro peptidase family protein, whose amino-acid sequence is MNCLKKIKQTLTEEHVDGFLVTNAVNIHYITKFTGSESILLITRERDYLFTDFRYVEQAQKDIPWITVVEKKVSLERTISAKLKRLKIKELSIEALFLTVHQYHEILGSYGGIHLIPTKGIVEEYRKRKTDQELEKIRTAISIAEKAYNRVEKKIGVGLSEKKIADILELEIRNHGGERSAFEIICATGQRASLPHAHPTERIIGEKEAILIDWGACFQFYNSDLTRVRFIDKISPDYKKIYQIVLDAQGFAIDSIKPGRKAKEIDSAARSYIEKKGFAKCFGHGLGHGIGLEVHEGPVINSRSKEVLEENMVFTVEPGIYIPGWGGIRIEDMVLVTPSGCEVLSRIPKRLEEIAG